In Microbulbifer celer, a single window of DNA contains:
- a CDS encoding lytic polysaccharide monooxygenase has translation MKHTIHTQANRSRALTLMSGVLTLLASGLSTQSLAHGSMEVPESRIYNCFLNNPENPSDPACAAAKAVGGTQPFYDWNEINQANANGNHRALIPDGQLCSGGRSKYAGMDLARPDWQATPITPNADGTFDFEFYATAPHSTRDWVFYITRQGYTGENPLQWDDLFEFCRLGDVPVGADKRYTLTCPLPELTGKHVIYTTWQRSDSPEAFYTCTDVILGDGGSSPWADEGALQAQTDLTAGSTISLRLFNSAGNDMETLSFTLQQDMAAAEWALAFAQSINSQSQYARIGILNPDDGSIAPITSATENRVYTQADLSLSHEIDIALPDTNRAPSAVIDANPTSVTGAGIVNLSAAGSSDPDGDTLSYQWSASAGTLSGANSEAASLSLPAPSDPQTVTINLQVSDGELSAQSSVNITHNPEGQTGGDYDYVYPEGIGSYVPGETVVQGSDGNLYRCRPFPEGQWCNINSAYHYAPGTGSNWSDAWIAL, from the coding sequence ATGAAGCACACCATCCATACGCAAGCGAATCGATCGCGAGCACTCACTCTGATGAGCGGTGTATTGACGCTATTGGCCAGTGGTCTCAGTACACAGAGTCTGGCGCACGGTTCCATGGAAGTACCCGAAAGCCGCATCTACAACTGCTTTCTGAATAATCCGGAAAACCCGTCCGACCCGGCCTGTGCCGCTGCCAAGGCCGTTGGCGGTACCCAGCCGTTTTACGACTGGAACGAGATCAACCAGGCCAACGCAAATGGCAACCACCGCGCGCTGATTCCCGACGGCCAGCTGTGCTCCGGCGGCCGCAGCAAATATGCCGGAATGGATCTGGCCCGTCCGGACTGGCAGGCGACCCCGATCACACCCAATGCCGACGGCACATTCGACTTCGAATTTTATGCGACCGCCCCACACTCCACCCGCGACTGGGTCTTCTACATCACCCGTCAGGGATACACCGGAGAAAACCCGTTGCAGTGGGATGACCTGTTTGAATTCTGCCGATTGGGAGACGTACCGGTGGGCGCTGACAAGCGCTACACACTGACCTGCCCGCTGCCTGAATTGACCGGCAAGCATGTGATCTACACCACCTGGCAACGTTCCGACAGCCCGGAGGCGTTTTACACCTGTACCGATGTAATCCTGGGTGACGGCGGCAGCAGCCCCTGGGCCGATGAAGGCGCACTACAGGCACAGACGGACCTGACCGCCGGCTCTACCATATCCCTGCGCCTGTTCAACAGTGCCGGTAATGATATGGAAACCCTGTCGTTCACCCTGCAACAGGATATGGCCGCGGCGGAGTGGGCACTGGCGTTTGCCCAGTCCATCAACAGCCAATCCCAGTACGCGCGTATCGGCATTCTGAATCCGGACGACGGCAGTATCGCACCCATTACCAGCGCCACGGAAAACCGGGTGTACACCCAGGCAGATCTCAGCCTCAGTCACGAGATCGATATTGCGCTGCCGGATACTAACCGCGCCCCCAGTGCCGTGATCGACGCCAATCCCACCAGCGTCACCGGTGCCGGTATCGTCAACTTATCCGCGGCAGGTTCGTCAGATCCGGATGGCGATACCCTGAGTTATCAGTGGAGCGCCAGCGCTGGCACCCTGAGCGGTGCGAATAGCGAGGCCGCGTCGCTCTCCCTGCCAGCACCGAGCGACCCGCAGACCGTGACCATCAACCTGCAGGTATCCGATGGAGAATTGAGTGCCCAGAGCAGCGTAAACATCACCCATAACCCGGAAGGACAAACCGGCGGTGATTACGACTATGTGTATCCGGAGGGAATCGGCAGCTATGTGCCGGGGGAAACCGTGGTTCAGGGCAGCGATGGCAACCTTTACCGGTGCCGTCCATTCCCCGAGGGGCAATGGTGCAATATCAACAGTGCCTATCACTATGCGCCGGGCACTGGCAGCAACTGGAGCGATGCATGGATCGCGCTGTAA
- a CDS encoding multidrug effflux MFS transporter has product MKPELIKTALILGLLSCVGPFAIDMYLPAMPAMAEDYGVPVAASQYTLVSFFIAFGVCQLFYGPAADMFGRKPPLYFGLLLFIAASIGCALAPTIEWLIGLRFVQGVGAAAVMSIPRAIIRDRYTGTEATRLMTTVMLVISISPMLAPLVGSALIVPFGWPSIFYGVAIATLLSLVLTIFALPETLPAEERVPFRLSAMVDAFRTLFRDPYFMGLTLIGGMGMASFFAFISTASFLYMDHYGLSATQFSLAFALNALGFFASSQFAATLCERLGAVTVVRRAVTGFALSASLMLCLFALGFDSFALLVSLLLLGNTCLGLVVPTSMVLSLDNHGPIAGTAAALGGTLQMMLGAVAIGIVSALFDGTPMVLVAGIAGCALLALTLVVFTLREAPEPVTS; this is encoded by the coding sequence ATGAAACCGGAATTGATCAAAACGGCACTGATACTGGGGTTGCTCAGTTGTGTCGGCCCCTTTGCCATCGACATGTATCTGCCCGCCATGCCGGCAATGGCGGAAGACTACGGGGTACCGGTGGCGGCCTCTCAGTACACACTGGTGTCTTTTTTTATTGCGTTTGGTGTCTGCCAGCTTTTTTACGGGCCGGCGGCAGATATGTTCGGGCGCAAACCCCCGCTGTATTTCGGGTTGCTGCTGTTTATCGCAGCGTCCATCGGCTGTGCCCTGGCGCCCACCATTGAATGGCTTATAGGCCTGCGTTTTGTACAGGGGGTGGGTGCCGCAGCGGTGATGTCGATCCCGCGCGCAATCATCCGCGATCGCTATACCGGCACCGAGGCCACCCGGCTGATGACCACGGTGATGCTGGTCATCTCCATTTCTCCGATGCTGGCACCGCTGGTGGGCAGTGCGCTGATTGTGCCTTTCGGTTGGCCGTCGATATTCTACGGGGTGGCCATCGCTACGCTGTTGAGTCTGGTGCTGACGATATTTGCGCTGCCGGAAACCCTGCCTGCAGAGGAGCGGGTACCTTTTCGCCTGTCGGCGATGGTGGACGCCTTCCGGACCCTGTTCCGGGATCCCTATTTTATGGGGCTGACCCTGATTGGCGGTATGGGCATGGCGAGTTTCTTTGCCTTCATTTCCACCGCGTCTTTTCTGTATATGGATCACTACGGGCTGTCGGCAACGCAGTTCAGCCTGGCATTTGCCCTCAACGCCCTGGGCTTTTTCGCCTCCAGCCAGTTTGCCGCTACCCTGTGTGAGCGGCTGGGGGCAGTGACCGTGGTGCGCCGTGCGGTGACGGGCTTTGCGCTCAGTGCCTCGCTGATGCTGTGCCTGTTTGCGTTGGGGTTCGACAGTTTCGCCCTGCTGGTCTCCCTGTTGCTACTCGGCAATACCTGCCTGGGATTGGTGGTGCCCACTTCGATGGTACTGTCGCTGGATAATCACGGTCCGATTGCCGGTACCGCGGCAGCGCTGGGTGGAACCCTGCAGATGATGCTGGGAGCGGTGGCGATCGGCATCGTCAGTGCCCTGTTTGATGGTACACCGATGGTGCTGGTGGCGGGTATTGCGGGTTGTGCGCTGCTGGCGCTGACGCTTGTGGTGTTTACTCTGCGCGAAGCACCGGAGCCCGTAACCTCCTGA
- a CDS encoding succinylglutamate desuccinylase/aspartoacylase family protein — translation MQEEFSIAGVSVARGESRRIELPVVHLYTDTEMAIPVYVQRGRKPGPTLFVSAAIHGDELNGVEIISRLINRRSLKSLRGTLIAVPVVNVYGVLNQSRYLPDRRDLNRAFPGSAKGSLAARMAHVFLNEIVSKCDYGIDLHTGAIHRSNLPQIRANLDDAETRKMAAAFGVPVLMNSTLRDGSLRQAAADLGVRILLYEAGEALRFDEFCIRAGVKGVQNVMRHLGMLPPKGGRGNIEPFIARQSGWVRAGSSGIVNHKRQLGDHVRKGEVLANISDLYGNHLDSVLCNADGIIVGKQNIPLIQEGEAMYHIAFFHEPHEVLENIELLQDSLLPGETF, via the coding sequence ATGCAAGAAGAATTCAGTATCGCCGGAGTCAGTGTCGCCCGCGGCGAAAGTCGTCGTATCGAGCTGCCGGTTGTGCATCTCTACACCGACACGGAAATGGCCATTCCAGTCTACGTCCAGCGCGGGCGCAAACCGGGGCCGACCCTGTTTGTCAGCGCCGCGATCCACGGCGACGAGTTGAACGGGGTAGAGATCATCAGCCGCCTGATCAACCGCCGCAGCCTCAAGTCCCTGCGCGGGACCCTGATCGCAGTGCCGGTAGTGAATGTGTACGGCGTCCTTAACCAGTCCCGCTACCTGCCGGACCGTCGGGACCTGAACCGTGCCTTTCCCGGCTCCGCCAAGGGTTCGCTCGCCGCGCGCATGGCGCATGTGTTCCTGAATGAGATTGTGTCCAAGTGTGACTACGGCATCGACCTGCATACTGGCGCCATCCATCGCAGCAACCTGCCGCAGATACGCGCCAACCTGGACGACGCTGAGACCCGCAAAATGGCCGCGGCCTTCGGCGTGCCGGTGTTGATGAACTCCACCCTGCGCGATGGCTCCCTGCGCCAGGCAGCGGCGGATCTCGGTGTGCGCATCCTGCTGTACGAAGCCGGGGAAGCGCTGCGTTTCGATGAGTTCTGTATTCGCGCCGGCGTGAAGGGGGTGCAGAATGTGATGCGCCATCTGGGCATGCTTCCACCCAAGGGCGGGCGTGGCAATATCGAACCCTTTATCGCCCGCCAGAGTGGCTGGGTACGCGCCGGCAGCAGCGGCATCGTCAACCACAAACGGCAACTGGGTGACCATGTGCGCAAAGGGGAGGTATTGGCGAATATTTCAGACCTGTACGGCAATCATCTCGACAGTGTGCTTTGCAATGCGGACGGGATTATTGTGGGCAAGCAGAATATTCCGCTGATCCAGGAGGGGGAGGCCATGTATCACATCGCCTTTTTCCACGAGCCGCATGAGGTGTTGGAAAACATCGAGCTATTGCAGGATTCGCTGTTACCCGGTGAAACGTTCTGA
- a CDS encoding lytic murein transglycosylase, translating to MHSLSRRIGDFQIVGRNFGRLLICGLLMLPLFASAAADPGFEKWKKEFRQQAMKEGITAETFDRAFKGIDSPDQWVLDKASYQPEFKAPAWQYFDNRITKYAVQRGKAKKRELKPWLDKIEKRFGVNPNILLAIWSMESSFGAILDNKTVMRSVVRSLATLAYADPKRKKFGTSQLLAALKILQSGDIDESHLTGSWAGAMGHTQFIPTSYQAYAVDMDGDGKRDIWNSIPDALGTAASLLHENGWRTGETWGYEVEIPENKLPAGKLKISEWEKLGVKRVRGREFPRKDDVAELKVPAGRGGPAFLVLKNFYVIKRYNNSDRYALAVGILADQIGGAPPLVEDWKRPFTRLDQDEVMELQTKLKEKGFYDGEIDGKAGSGTRKGILQFEESVGVELQGFPSKEVLELLRKK from the coding sequence ATGCACAGTCTTTCCCGCCGGATCGGCGACTTTCAAATCGTCGGCCGCAATTTCGGTCGATTATTGATTTGCGGCCTGTTGATGCTGCCACTGTTTGCCAGTGCTGCCGCAGATCCGGGTTTTGAAAAATGGAAAAAGGAATTCCGCCAGCAGGCGATGAAGGAGGGGATCACCGCAGAAACCTTTGATCGCGCGTTTAAAGGCATCGATTCACCGGACCAGTGGGTGTTGGACAAGGCGAGCTACCAACCGGAATTCAAGGCGCCCGCATGGCAGTATTTTGACAACCGCATCACCAAGTATGCGGTGCAGCGCGGCAAAGCCAAAAAGCGAGAACTGAAGCCCTGGCTGGATAAAATCGAGAAACGGTTCGGCGTCAATCCGAACATCCTGCTGGCGATCTGGTCCATGGAATCCAGCTTCGGTGCGATTCTCGACAACAAGACGGTGATGCGCAGCGTGGTGCGTTCTCTGGCGACGCTGGCCTATGCGGACCCCAAGCGTAAAAAGTTCGGTACCAGTCAGCTGCTCGCCGCACTGAAAATCCTGCAGAGCGGTGATATCGACGAGAGTCACCTCACCGGTTCCTGGGCGGGTGCCATGGGCCACACCCAGTTTATCCCCACCAGCTATCAGGCCTACGCCGTGGATATGGACGGCGACGGCAAGCGCGATATCTGGAACTCCATTCCGGATGCCCTGGGCACTGCCGCCAGTCTTCTGCATGAGAATGGCTGGCGCACCGGGGAGACCTGGGGCTATGAGGTGGAAATCCCGGAGAACAAACTGCCAGCGGGCAAGCTGAAAATTTCCGAATGGGAAAAACTCGGCGTGAAACGCGTGCGCGGCCGTGAATTCCCCCGCAAAGATGATGTCGCCGAGTTGAAAGTACCTGCGGGCCGCGGTGGCCCGGCATTCCTGGTGCTGAAAAACTTCTACGTGATCAAGCGCTACAACAACTCCGACCGCTATGCGCTGGCGGTGGGGATATTGGCGGATCAGATTGGTGGTGCGCCGCCGCTGGTCGAAGACTGGAAGCGCCCGTTCACCCGTCTCGATCAGGATGAAGTGATGGAGCTGCAGACCAAATTGAAGGAAAAAGGATTTTACGACGGCGAGATCGACGGCAAAGCCGGCTCCGGTACCCGTAAAGGTATTCTGCAGTTTGAAGAGAGTGTCGGTGTGGAATTGCAGGGGTTCCCGAGTAAGGAAGTGCTGGAGTTACTGCGGAAGAAATGA
- the trhA gene encoding PAQR family membrane homeostasis protein TrhA yields MPSSIAARYSFAEELANSITHGVGALLAIAGLGVLCGFAALRGDAWHIVSTSIYAATLILCFSASTLYHSVTHAGAKQILRTLDHSSIFLLIAGTYTPFTLVTLRGPWGWWLFGVIWGLALLGLVIQLTPLKKYRALSITLSALMGWVVIAAIKPLMDNLATGGLWLLVLGGLCYTGGIAFYLWRGLRFHHAIWHLFVLAGGILHFFAVLFYVIPAK; encoded by the coding sequence ATGCCATCCTCTATTGCCGCACGTTATAGTTTTGCCGAGGAGCTGGCCAACAGCATCACCCACGGTGTGGGGGCGCTGCTTGCCATTGCGGGTCTCGGTGTTCTCTGTGGTTTTGCCGCACTGCGCGGAGATGCCTGGCATATTGTCAGTACCAGCATCTACGCCGCCACCCTGATCCTGTGTTTCTCTGCCTCCACGCTGTATCACAGCGTCACCCATGCCGGTGCCAAGCAGATATTGCGCACCCTGGATCATTCGTCGATCTTCCTGTTGATTGCCGGCACCTACACCCCGTTCACCCTGGTCACCCTGCGCGGGCCCTGGGGCTGGTGGCTGTTTGGGGTGATCTGGGGGCTCGCGCTACTGGGACTGGTGATTCAGCTGACACCACTGAAAAAATACCGCGCGCTATCGATTACCCTGAGCGCGCTGATGGGATGGGTGGTGATCGCGGCGATCAAACCACTGATGGACAATCTCGCCACCGGCGGGCTCTGGCTGCTGGTACTGGGCGGGCTCTGTTACACCGGTGGCATTGCCTTCTATCTGTGGCGTGGGCTGCGTTTCCATCACGCCATCTGGCACCTGTTTGTGCTCGCCGGCGGCATACTGCACTTTTTTGCGGTGCTGTTTTATGTGATTCCCGCCAAGTAA
- a CDS encoding RecQ family ATP-dependent DNA helicase — protein MTANSREHPQKLPDSLLIRLLQNHFHLREFRPGQRAVIDRLLQGKSALAIFPTGGGKSLCYQLPALALDGLTVVISPLIALMQDQVDALQSLGIAAARLDSSRSGDEVREIYRQLRAGELKLLYVAPERLQNERFLHLLCGLHIALMAVDEAHCISEWGHNFRPDYLKLAQLARELGTERILALTATATPEVATDIRRQFDIADTDQVQTGFYRENLQLLVTPCSEPQKLPHLTQRLQAEPDAPAIVYVTLQQTAETVAERLAAAGIRATAYHAGLKPEVREQIQNAFMAGEIRAVVATIAFGMGIDKADIRAVYHYNLPKSLENYMQEIGRAGRDGQPARCELLACADDRRVLENFTYGDTPIDEHLQALLRHLLEQGEEFDISVYQLSSQFDIRQLVVNTALTYLELEQVIRATGPFYSSYQVRFLEPMEAVLARFDPARADFLQRLFDSGKMGRTWLSIDVQQAEQQLAEPRTRILKALQFLEEKSCIETRAKGVRQGYRRLQQPDMAALGARLGQLFARREQQDLARLQLVLDYADNHYADNQSADCLPAQLCGYFGERLPEPCGQCSSCRGTALKQRPGGLPDTTAPQSIDGGQRRAIRQLISEAHEALAHPRQLARFLCGLASPATSRLRRHSLFGSLAQQPFQRVLALTGQLLGN, from the coding sequence ATGACCGCAAATTCACGGGAACATCCACAAAAACTTCCGGATAGCCTCCTGATCAGGCTGCTGCAAAACCACTTCCACCTGCGCGAATTCCGCCCCGGGCAGCGCGCAGTCATCGACCGCCTGCTACAGGGAAAGTCCGCACTGGCGATCTTTCCCACCGGCGGCGGCAAGAGCCTCTGCTACCAGTTGCCCGCCCTGGCCCTCGACGGCCTTACGGTGGTGATTTCCCCCCTGATCGCCCTGATGCAGGATCAGGTGGACGCCCTGCAGTCCCTGGGAATCGCCGCGGCACGCCTGGACTCTAGCCGCAGTGGTGACGAAGTGCGTGAGATTTACCGCCAATTGCGCGCCGGCGAACTCAAGCTGCTGTACGTGGCTCCGGAGCGGTTGCAGAACGAGCGCTTCCTGCACCTGCTGTGCGGGCTGCACATCGCGCTGATGGCGGTGGACGAGGCGCACTGTATCTCCGAGTGGGGCCACAACTTCCGCCCCGACTACCTGAAACTGGCACAGCTCGCCCGCGAACTCGGCACCGAGCGGATTCTGGCGCTGACCGCCACCGCCACGCCGGAGGTGGCCACCGATATCCGCCGCCAGTTCGACATCGCCGACACCGACCAGGTTCAGACCGGATTCTACCGCGAGAACCTGCAACTGCTGGTCACCCCCTGCAGCGAGCCCCAGAAACTGCCGCACCTGACGCAGCGGCTGCAAGCGGAGCCGGATGCGCCCGCCATCGTCTATGTGACCCTGCAACAGACCGCGGAAACCGTCGCCGAACGTCTCGCGGCCGCCGGCATACGTGCCACCGCCTACCACGCCGGACTCAAACCCGAAGTTCGCGAACAGATACAGAACGCGTTTATGGCCGGCGAGATCCGTGCTGTGGTGGCCACCATCGCCTTCGGCATGGGCATCGACAAAGCAGATATCCGCGCGGTGTATCACTACAACCTGCCGAAATCGCTGGAAAATTACATGCAGGAAATCGGCCGCGCCGGCCGCGATGGCCAACCCGCGCGCTGTGAGCTGCTCGCCTGTGCCGACGACCGGCGGGTGCTGGAGAATTTCACCTACGGCGATACCCCCATCGATGAACACCTGCAGGCACTGCTGCGCCACTTGCTGGAACAGGGCGAGGAATTCGATATTTCCGTCTACCAGCTGTCATCACAGTTTGATATCCGTCAGCTGGTGGTGAATACCGCACTGACCTATCTCGAACTGGAACAGGTGATCCGCGCCACCGGCCCCTTCTACTCCAGCTACCAGGTCCGGTTTCTGGAGCCGATGGAGGCGGTGCTCGCACGCTTCGACCCGGCGCGGGCGGATTTTCTACAGCGGCTATTCGATAGCGGCAAAATGGGCCGCACCTGGCTGAGCATCGACGTCCAGCAGGCGGAACAGCAACTCGCAGAGCCGCGTACGCGCATCCTGAAAGCACTGCAGTTTCTGGAGGAAAAGAGCTGTATCGAGACCCGCGCCAAAGGCGTGCGCCAGGGCTATCGGCGCCTGCAGCAACCGGACATGGCCGCCCTCGGCGCGCGCCTGGGACAACTGTTCGCCCGTCGCGAACAACAGGATCTGGCGCGTCTGCAACTGGTACTTGACTATGCCGACAATCACTATGCCGACAACCAGAGCGCCGACTGCCTGCCGGCGCAACTGTGCGGGTATTTTGGTGAGAGACTGCCCGAGCCCTGCGGCCAATGCAGCAGCTGCCGCGGGACGGCCCTGAAGCAGCGCCCGGGGGGATTGCCGGACACAACAGCGCCGCAGTCCATTGACGGGGGCCAGCGCCGCGCTATCCGGCAACTGATCAGCGAAGCCCACGAGGCGCTCGCCCACCCGCGACAGCTGGCGCGCTTCCTGTGCGGTCTCGCCAGCCCCGCCACCTCGCGCCTGCGCAGACATTCCCTGTTCGGCAGCCTCGCGCAACAGCCCTTTCAGCGGGTACTGGCACTGACCGGGCAGCTGCTGGGAAATTAG
- a CDS encoding adenylosuccinate synthase — protein sequence MGKNVVVLGTQWGDEGKGKIVDLLTEKVALVVRFQGGHNAGHTLVINGEKTVLHLIPSGVLRPDVTCLIGNGVVLSPEALEKEMGELEAAGVPVRKRLRLSPACPLILPVHVALDQAREKARGKNAIGTTGRGIGPAYEDKVARRGLRLGDLCNWDNFCAQLKELLEYHNFALTQYYKVDPVSYEDTLKLAETWRKDLVPMIADVADILHNARENGEHILFEGAQGSLLDIDHGTYPFVTSSNTTAGGTATGSGFGPLYLDYVLGITKAYTTRVGGGPFPTELGCDVGRHLGEKGHEFGATTGRQRRTGWFDAVAVRHAIRINSISGLCLTKLDVLDGLEEVKICVGYRNSAGEDVPVPFDATGWDGVAPVYESMPGWNETTFGISREADLPENARAYIARIEELVGAPIDIISTGPDRMQTIVRESSALCEMGIHNASV from the coding sequence ATGGGCAAGAATGTAGTGGTGCTGGGCACCCAGTGGGGCGACGAAGGCAAAGGCAAGATCGTCGATCTGCTGACCGAGAAAGTGGCGCTGGTAGTCCGCTTTCAGGGCGGCCACAACGCCGGCCACACGCTGGTGATCAACGGTGAGAAAACCGTGCTGCACCTGATCCCGTCCGGCGTGTTGCGCCCCGATGTGACCTGCCTGATCGGCAATGGTGTGGTGCTGTCCCCGGAAGCGCTGGAAAAAGAAATGGGCGAACTGGAAGCCGCCGGCGTACCTGTGCGCAAGCGCCTGCGCCTGTCCCCGGCCTGCCCGTTGATCCTGCCGGTGCACGTGGCACTGGATCAGGCGCGCGAGAAAGCCCGCGGCAAAAATGCCATCGGCACTACCGGTCGCGGTATCGGCCCCGCCTACGAAGACAAGGTGGCACGCCGCGGCCTGCGATTGGGTGATCTGTGCAACTGGGACAATTTCTGTGCCCAGCTGAAAGAGCTGCTGGAATACCATAACTTCGCCCTGACCCAGTATTACAAGGTCGATCCGGTCAGCTACGAGGACACCCTCAAGCTGGCGGAAACCTGGCGCAAAGATCTGGTGCCAATGATTGCCGATGTGGCGGATATCCTGCACAACGCCCGCGAAAACGGCGAGCACATCCTGTTCGAGGGCGCTCAGGGGTCACTGCTGGATATTGACCACGGCACCTACCCGTTTGTCACTTCCTCCAACACTACCGCCGGCGGTACTGCTACCGGCTCCGGTTTCGGCCCCCTGTACCTGGACTATGTGCTGGGTATCACCAAGGCCTACACCACCCGCGTGGGCGGTGGGCCTTTCCCCACTGAGCTGGGCTGCGATGTCGGTCGTCACCTGGGTGAGAAAGGCCACGAGTTCGGTGCCACCACAGGGCGTCAGCGCCGCACCGGCTGGTTCGATGCCGTAGCCGTGCGCCACGCCATCCGTATCAACAGTATCTCTGGCCTGTGCCTCACCAAGCTGGATGTACTGGACGGCCTGGAGGAAGTGAAAATCTGTGTCGGTTACCGCAACAGTGCCGGCGAAGATGTGCCGGTACCTTTCGATGCCACAGGCTGGGATGGGGTGGCGCCGGTATACGAATCCATGCCCGGCTGGAACGAGACCACATTTGGTATCAGCCGCGAAGCCGACCTGCCTGAGAATGCCCGTGCCTATATTGCTCGTATCGAAGAGCTGGTAGGCGCGCCGATCGATATCATCTCCACTGGTCCGGATCGCATGCAGACCATCGTGCGCGAATCCTCTGCTCTGTGCGAAATGGGTATTCACAACGCCAGTGTGTGA
- a CDS encoding ATP phosphoribosyltransferase regulatory subunit produces MTQAERWMLPDGIAEILPADAKRVETLRRNLLDLYHRWGYELIIPPMVEFTDSLLIGMGRDVDLSTFRVTDQLSGRILGIRADITPQAARIDSHSFPRSGANRLCYAGQVLYTRPRAPMGPRAPIQIGAELYGVQSLQGDIEVISLMIETLHMAGIREIHLDLGHVAIFRSLAEAAGLDADQQQELIRLLQSKAVADIERWVEENLGSGDAANWLRNLPRLAGGTECLARARELLDGAPAALRDALQELQQVADAVARRYPQVALFFDLGEMRGYDYETGLVFAAYSPGHGEALANGGRYNGIGAVFGRDRAATGFSTDLVAINTLGANGKREAGAILAPAEAGDREQGDQLWQTVQQLRADGEIVIAAMPETADADSETLARCDRELCREGNGWVVKPRSQ; encoded by the coding sequence ATGACCCAAGCCGAACGCTGGATGCTACCGGATGGCATCGCCGAGATTTTGCCCGCGGACGCCAAGCGGGTGGAAACCCTGCGCAGAAACCTGCTGGATCTCTATCACCGCTGGGGTTACGAGCTGATCATTCCGCCGATGGTGGAGTTCACCGATTCCCTGCTGATTGGTATGGGAAGGGACGTAGACCTGAGTACTTTCCGGGTGACCGACCAGCTGTCCGGGCGAATCCTCGGAATCCGCGCGGATATCACACCGCAGGCGGCCCGTATTGACTCTCACAGCTTCCCCCGCAGCGGCGCCAACCGTCTGTGCTACGCCGGCCAGGTGCTCTATACCCGCCCGCGTGCGCCCATGGGGCCGCGGGCGCCGATCCAGATCGGCGCGGAGCTCTACGGGGTGCAGAGCCTGCAAGGGGATATCGAAGTCATCTCGCTGATGATCGAAACCCTGCACATGGCGGGTATTCGCGAGATCCACCTGGACCTCGGGCATGTGGCCATTTTCCGCAGCCTGGCAGAGGCCGCGGGCCTGGATGCCGATCAGCAACAGGAACTGATCCGCCTGCTACAGAGCAAGGCGGTGGCCGATATTGAGCGCTGGGTGGAAGAGAACCTGGGCAGCGGAGATGCGGCGAACTGGCTGCGCAACCTGCCGCGTCTGGCGGGCGGCACCGAATGTCTGGCCCGCGCCCGCGAACTGCTCGACGGCGCACCGGCAGCACTGCGCGATGCGCTGCAGGAACTGCAGCAGGTAGCGGATGCGGTGGCGCGGCGTTATCCGCAAGTAGCGCTGTTTTTTGATCTGGGCGAAATGCGTGGTTATGACTATGAGACCGGGCTGGTATTTGCGGCATACAGCCCCGGCCACGGTGAAGCGCTGGCCAATGGCGGGCGTTATAACGGCATCGGCGCCGTGTTCGGGCGCGATCGCGCGGCCACGGGTTTCAGTACCGATCTGGTGGCGATCAACACGCTGGGCGCCAATGGAAAGCGCGAAGCCGGTGCAATCCTGGCGCCGGCCGAGGCGGGTGATCGCGAACAGGGGGACCAGCTTTGGCAGACGGTGCAACAATTGCGCGCAGACGGCGAAATCGTAATCGCCGCGATGCCGGAAACCGCCGATGCCGATAGCGAGACGCTGGCGCGCTGTGATCGCGAACTGTGCCGCGAGGGCAATGGCTGGGTAGTGAAACCGCGGAGTCAGTAA